The DNA sequence taactaattcaaataaaatcaaaattgagttatgtaaaaggctaacttgcttaattttttccatactatccaataaaaataattccagaaacaaaatcacaattatttttcacgaaaatttacaaacatcaatcaatcatcaaataacactcaatacaacatgataccatccaaaaacaaacaaacaatcgttttaaagtccaaatttcatgcaagtaaatcaattaccatggctctgaggccagttgttggaatttattttaccaggatcttagatctactcacaagtatgttgtttaaacaccctaaatatgaactttctaaaacgataaaataaacacatataaagttaaaaaaaaccttacattgatgcagcggaattaatgtctccttccactcagatctctaacccttgattcctttctatagtagagtataatcaagatctgagcccgaatgtccttcttcttcaagtttgatccttcacagtcttccaatctatgattgagttactgcttgctgtgtgtgggcacttactctttcactagggtcacgaaaaggatgaagggaaaagagagaggtatttcggccaggtatagaaagtggggaaggctcagtttttctgaagagagaaaaatctgtcagaaaggctattcaaagatgtgtatttgactgagccatcactttctatttataggcaactactaggtttaggttaggaattatttggcattaaaataataaaaatattaatttgaaaaacaacatctaagtggccggccatggtgtttaaatgggcctcacttgattttgcaattttatcagattttatctctattttctcaaaaatgtcaattttccaattctaaccttttaaatgccaaaactaattatttaataactaaaatagattattaaataatattgtcatttaatttaattattaattagacatataaagtccattaataaataaataaacctagaatctcttttctttacaatttcacccctgcttagtgaaaattcataaaattagacatagtctaactttagaattataattgatcaatcacgaatcaattaatgagtcttacaagcagaatattctcaactagaatggggaccatggatctatatgctgagcttccaataagtgaaccaaatttaccaagtaaatttctacttattaattcttcgttgaatccactcttagatcttagaattgcactctcagacttatatagagcatattgtatgtttcacgatatcaatatactatctcatttaaccattgttataatcttattgtgatttaaagatcctctatatagatgatctacatcgagatgagatttctttaccgttctcacccctcaatgtattttgccccttaaaacacttagctacctgtaaatggtgtttagtgatctaatgattagtcagttaaacaagagctcatccatttacttctatttgctaagctcgaaaggaatcatcacttgacttctatacaccagtagaagctatagattcgatatttatgttcaacactcccactcaatcatactatcatgttcccaaaatatacgtttcaccctgacccgaaagtaggcttaactaataagtcaaagaacatgaatagcactcctgagttgagcccaagcatatcaggatttagattcttttaatcttaagatcaactactgatattgacttggaaagatatgtataacggtaagtttgtaatatcttaacttagttgcaatatcggtccagtccaatgtatactccatacattcgaaactagtatactttactaatgtcctggaaagaacataacaattactccaagtgtaagtatacatcatcgctgattatcacattagtgtaaatccaataacactgatgaaacagggaccaaaacttttgattcatatgatcacaatcacattccactgtgttgacgatactgtaattgtgaataaacatatgatctggatttaactgattttgtgtgtatgaatgtaataaacatatttaacatattaaaccattagcatgtaaaattaatgcaaacatcaatcacttcaaatttcttatattgataactaatcagattgtaaagagttttatttagggcataaaacccaacaaatagttgtaaagaccgcttagtttaatttggaaattagcagtgaatcatgtttaattatgaaaattatttatagctatttaaataattattatgctgttattgttgaattttgaaatgcattttatgtcatttagtgattttcataagtttgtattttcggtgcccggtaacatggaactcagtgtttggctcagtaaaatcacaacttagtataatagtagattgggacggtttattagacattgggaatgtcgggattggccgggaatttagaatttcccaaaatacccctttagtgttatttatgttattttagcatggaggggcaaattggtcattttgaCCCATtgttgttttgtcctttagtggatttTTAAATGGTGGAATTATGTGGTTTATTAActattgttggctgaaataaaacaaaaggtTTATgtgcttttattttctttttccaagttagaaaaattagaaagttagaaaattcAAGGCTCTCTTTCCTTCTCTCTATTTCGGTTTTGAGCAGCTGGGTTTGGGGGGGAATtctcttggatttcaagctgGTTTTAGCATTGATTTTGACTTCAAGTTGTTGGTAAGATCCTTGTAGCTCTCCCTCTTAGTTTCTTGAAGATTTTTGATGAAATGATGatgtttgcatgcttagtttaagttgatgttgttgctgtgattttgtagTTGTTTGCAGAGGTTTAAGCATGATAAATTGAGGTTAATTAAGCTGCTTGTGATGCTTGATAATTAGGTTGCTTAAAGTTATGGTTTTTTCTATTCAAAAGCTtaaggttttcaaagagaaaattggaattttggtggctgtagttgttgcatgagttagggtttgatTTCTGCAGTTTTTATAGGCTTGAATATGTGATTTTAATCAAGGTTTAATGCATGATATGAtgcttagtcaagttttgagttttagaactcaatcttgaacctttaatggtgaaatgagtttctgtggttgaagctcggttttgttgctttagaaatgctctttgggatgtttagaacaggtctggaaggtttggagtgaattggttttgatttgatgaagttatgaatttttgattttagtctgcgaggaaccggaattccggttgtgcatccggaattccggatggggttttgaaaatttccagaaccggaattccggttggacaaccggtctgccggttgggcaattttcagaaaccctagatttcctcgtttttatattatttggggtattgccatgctttttatcgatagggaaacttttagttcctagtttatgtccccgggaagtgatttagcgtatcacttatagtgttgtgattgttatggtttaggagcctgtaaaccgccgcgcagttcgttccaatcaggttgaccgacacacctgaattcggaatccaggtaagattagtataacagtatgcatatatagattacatgtttagcgtgcatgtaggaagcctgttagattacattagatatgtatgttggcttcgaaccatccgactgtgtcacatcggtacaggctagagtatgactagcagctggagtatgaccagtgtaccgagtataggctgacactgtatcacatcggcacaggctagagtatgactagcagctggagtatgaccagtgtgccgagtataggctgatacttgggttggtggttccgtactatttgacgtatcacatcggtacaggctagagtatgactagcagctggagtatgaccagttcgaccgagtataggctgatactgtcaatagtaccgttcctatgaacgttcaggactcagtatcgtgttggacacgacagttagggttatgatcaagggtatgggcgtctgatcatgactcgggatttatgtatgtttattattatgcttttcttactgagtctgtcgactcacagtgctatgtttatgtgtaggtaagggcaagaccaaagctgtggaaccgtgaggacgagcctgtgaagattgtacatgtctgggcggttaggcctggagcgtacgatcctcggggcagcaaggctatttttgtaattagtcgctaggcgacaagtattttgtatagacagtaaacttttgtaaaaggTTTTGTAATCgagatcccgagtattttgtataagtattttacaagtttaattaaaaagcaaaaattttaattaatcacgatttccataaacctcgttgattagcaacgagttgcacagtacgtttaaaaaatcacgtaatacgcctatgctagttagggtgttacagcttTATAGAGATCTGGAAAGGGTAAAGGAGCACTTTTCAATGATTTTGCCTTTGGGTGAGCCTATATCCAGTACCAAAACACAATGCATTTTAATATGTGCTacttaaatatctaaattataaaatagtGATATAGAGAAATGACCTTAATGTACTCATCCCACTCGGCATTAGACATAAGAATGGTATTAGTTGTAGGATCATAAACATTTCCTATTTTCATAGTTATTGGAAACCATGTTTGATATTTAtactttagataatcaaaatgGTTCTTCAATTGCTTTTGTGTTGCAAAGAAAGAATGAGTAGTCTCCAAAACTAGTCTAACTTTATTCCATGAATCTGGCTTTAAACTACTTCCAAGTCTTCCATGTAGATATACTTCTTGAATACAAGTCTCCAAAAATGTTTTTACCACATCCATATTCCTCCAACTTACTCTTTGCTTTACACTAGATTGTTCCATCTTATAGCATACAAATGATATATATTGGAAAGTATTTatatacgaaaaaaaaaaattgcaaaaaatatatagaatatgTGAATGGCATATAGTTacatcaatatttttttttctgtacaTTTAACTAAAAAGAAACCACAAtactctaaaataaaatgaaattaaacaataGATATATATGTAGTATAATGTAGACAATACTACACACTATGATTTGTCATCTTCCATCtatgtatatatttcttttttacaaaaaaaaaagaagaaataaaatattaatcatatacaatatatatactctaaacaaaatttgatttgactttctttcaactttttatttatccgttcatttaaaaaataaataaataaataaataaaacaatatattaaatatgatgTGATAGTGATAGTGATCATGATTatgatcaaatatatatataaacaatggTATAAacgttacatatatataatataaaagagaAAAGATGATTGTGATGTTGATGGTGATGTTGCTGGCagagaaaaaaatgaaaaaaatgagaaagataaaaaaaaaactgacctGGATAGTAATATTGCGGCAGAGATGGCAGAGGAAAAAGAGAGTGTAATACCTAATGtataaagtaaaaaagaaaaagaaggagagagatatatattaaaaattttaagagcTCATTACACATCTATTTCGAAAAGAGGTATTAAGTGGCAAAAAgtgatttaaaaaataaaaaaaaaatatacccaCTTATTAGTACCAGATCTGACCGAATCAGATCAAGGGGTCTATTAAGACCAAACAAATGGGCCCTTAACTAACTTGTCAGTTAGTTAACTAAGTTTCCTCTCTCTTGCTTGCCCGAGTGGCTTTATATAGTTTATACTTGTGTGTGTTGAGATGAGATTGAATGAGAGACTTTTGAGAGAAAATCAGAGTGATTATGAGGGCTGTAAAATGATCTCTCATGTTTTTAATTGAGAGTATCACAAGTGAGGTTCTTTGCAAGGAGCAAGTCTCCATTGAGTTAAGGGTTTAACCTtagttttttgtaactttgttctGGCCATAATAAAGACGATCTCTACATCTATTAAAGGTTGCTTTCTCCCGTGGATTAAGCTCATGATCATATTGATTGTGTAGCCCAACCACGTAAGTTCTTTATGTTCATTTTATGCTTTTAATTGTTGATTCCATTTTTGGTTTTAAGTTCAGTTCATTCTGTTAAGGTATCAACCCAAGTCCCACATTGGTTAGGAATGGGAAGAATTATGGGTATATAAGGATGGACACTACTCCATTAGTATGAGGCCTTTTGGGAAGGTGCCCAAAAACAAAACCGTGAGGGCTTAGGCCCAAAGCGGACAATATCATACTAATATGGGAGTGAGGTGAGGTAGCGGCCGGAAAAGTTGAAAGAACGGGAcccaacaagtggtatcagagccaaaagTTCAAGCGCTGGGATAGTGGGCTGCATTTGCAATGTGTGGAAGAAACTCTCAATGTGATGACCTCGCGATTAAAGATCGATATGGTGCCTTGTATCAAAAGTCTATGTGATATTGAGGTAGTCAGGTGGCGTGTCCCGTTGATGATTACGGAGGTACAAGATGGAGATCAGTGTTAGGACCTGTGTCAAAAGTCTTCCTGACAAAAGTGATGGTCAGGCGGCGAGTTCCCTTAGTGATAGCGGCGACATAAGGTAGTTTCACTGGAGGGGAGGCGACAAGTATGTGGTCCTTGGTTTGAGGGGAGAATTGttgaagtatcaacccaagtccCACATTGGCTAGGAATGGAAAGAATTATGGGTATATAAGGATGGACACTACTCCATTAGTATGAGGCCTTTTGGGAAGGTGCCCAAAAACAAAACCGTGAGGGCTTAGGCCCAAAGCGAATAATATCATACTAATGTAGGAGTCAAGGTAAGGTAGCGGCCCGACAAGTTGAAAGAACGAGGCACAACCCATTCCTTGATCATTTGTTCTGTTTTGGTGTTGTGTTGGTTCTTGTTTGGAGTTTGAGACTCCACATGCCCCTTAGGAGTATACCATTATGTTAGTCATAAAGACATCTTTATTCAAATCTTCATGGAGAAATGCATTGTTAACGGCTATAGTTGGTGTAGAAACCAACCTTGAATGGCTACTAGAGCAAGTATAAGCTTGAGAGAAACAAGCTTAGTAACAGAGGCAAAAGTGTCATTATAATCAACACCTTGTTGGTTGTCTCCTCTAGCAACAAGCTTTGCTTTGAACCTTTCAACAGAACCATCAATATTGTACTTAATTTTGTATATCCAGTTGCAACCAATAGCATGTTGGTTATGAGGTAAAGTAACAACAATACATGTGTCATTATCTTCAAGAGCTTGGATCTCAGTATTAATGACATTGTTCCAAATAGATATGCCTTTGGCTTGATTATAAAATTCTGGCTCAAAGTAACTGAAAATAGCTAACACAAATGCACGAAATTTGGGAGACAACCTGCTGTAATCAATGATTTTAGAAAGAGAATGAGAAGTAGAGCAATTAGATACCTGAGATGTAACACTGTTAGTAGATACACGTTAGCATTTGGTCTCTACTTTTAATTTGAAGTTTGAGACCCTTGATTTCAAATCCCCAAACCTCCATGGTTGCTACCATTCATAAATTGGGTGTTTATGGGTTTAATGGGGAGATTTAGATCATACAATCTGGTTGGCAACATCCAAAAGAAACTCTCAGTCAAAGGCCAGGCTATATATTGCCCCTAGCTTTCTGGTGGGAAAATACAGGCTTTTGGTTTTAAGTTACCAGATTACTCTAAATTCATCTCACAAATTTcagtaacaaaatatatatgcacACCCAAAATGTTGTTTCATTTAATcaacattatatacatatatatatatatattatatgaaatAACATAACATTCTTCTAATTGATGAATTGTTTTCACAAGTAAGAAGCTTACCCCAAACTATATTTCTTTAATGAAAGACAATGCAGGACCACGTATATTAAtagtagagttttttttttttttttaccaatatgggcattattttgttttgtccttttttatttttaaatgctAATAATAACCATTTCCTTCACTACCACACAATAGTCTATCCAACAGAAAATGAAGAAATAAATACTCAACTTACCACCATACatttccaacaaaaacaaaaggaaGGAAGATATGGTGAGTGGACAAGTTTCCCATGAGTTGGAAGTGGCAGCACCGGCCGCCAAAGTTTGGGAAATCTACGGCACTCTTCAGCTGCCGAAACTGGTCGAGGAAAACCTCACAACTATTCTGGAAAAGATTGAAGTAGTTGAAGGCGAAGGCGGTGTTGGCACTGTTTTAAACCTACATTTTGTCCCTGgtaaataatcataataattacTATTAGGAAAGTTAAGAGGATTACCATCACTTTATTAAGTTTATTAGGTACTGTTGATGAGAATTATTGGATTCaatcttaaatttaattagtaATAAGTAGAGTAgtctatatttttatatataactcGATATTTTACTATTTGTTCTATATCTACAATATTTTCCTTCAATGttttactaaataataattttaagataGAACTAATTCATTATTTTCAACAGGCGGATCAAGTATATATAATTAGTAGCCAATATAGAACTTTAATAGTGTACCTTCTATAAATGGGTGTTTCAGTAGATTTTTTATTTGTCTTGACATATTCGAGAACTTTTTAGtctatttctttttataaacgCTTATGTTGTAGCTTTTTAGGACcacctgtaaatttttaaaaaatttcgaataatttacaatgtctaaaataaaatttacatattttatttgaaCACGCGACTATACACATGATAAGCAAGTATTGTataaactttattttcaacACTGTAAATTActcagaatttttaaaaatttacaagtggTCTTGAAATTAATAGCTACAACATATGCaaacataaaaaagaaaatatattataaagttatcCTGAATGCCGAAACAGATAGGAAGAGTTCTACCAGCAGAACGATCTTGGGTCTAATACAGAAATTTCCATAACTATTTATTCATTGAAATTCATTATTGTAGCTATTAAGGCCAATTAATTAACCAAGTGAAAACTGAAAATGATGGATTCTTATTGTATATATGATGATCAGGTGTGTTCAAGTTCAAGAGTTACAAGGAGAAGTATACTAATGTAGATGATGAGAAGCTAGTGAAGGAAGCCGAGGTTGTTGAAGGAGGATACTTGGACTTTGGTTTCACactttacagaactcgatttgaGATCATTGAGAAAAAAGATGATGAAAGTGCAGCTGCAGCTTCCTCCATTATCAAATCCACTATTGAATATGAGGTGAAGGATGATGAGTATTCTGCTCAAAATCTCTCTCTCGTCTCTATTGATCCCTTAGCTGCCATAGCCCTTCTTGCTCAAAACCAACTCACTAATAATAGCACCAATTAATAGTAAtgcttaaattaaaatattaaatgctgtatatttatatatcattcCTCTCTTTTATATGATATCtcttgttattttaaaaaattaatcagTGTGGTCTTTTTTTTCCTTCTGAAATGGCATAATTCTTATTCCAATACTACTgcacttttatttattaaatgatataatattttgtagTGGTGTCTTTATAAATAAAAGGTTaggattttttcaattttacatttaaagtagttttttttttttaattaaaatttacatccaCTAACAAAACAACTTAATcgcaaccaaaattcacataacAATCTATATAAAAATTACCAAATAAGAAGGTCAAGGAGCGGCTTAGTGTACATGAATATTatatcaattaataaataaaaagacatgcctagtaactaatttattatattttgacTAGTTTTAAGTTATCCTATTTTGcctataacaaaaaaatagaaaaaaactttatcctattttgaaattaaaaattgatgcgCGCATAGATTCTTTTCTGAATTAGTCTACAAGCACAAAAAGCTAAaacacattaattaattaaaatatttattggacAACCAAGCTAACGGCAGGAGAATCTCGAGGCTTGCCTATTCCAAAATGCCTAATCTGTCTTCTTATATGAATTTGATTCTACTTATAATGCTCATTCTCAACAATCATCTATTCTATGCCAACAAAAAcaccatttaaattttaatcaaaCGAAAAGAACAAATATGGTGAGTGGTGAACTTTCCTCTGAGCTAGAAATCAAGGCACCAGCCAGCCAAGTTTGGGAGCTCTATGGGACTCTTCGTATAGCAAAGCTCGTcgaagaacaactcaaaactgTTATCGAAAAAATCGATATAGTTGAAGGCAATGGCGGTGTTGGAACAATTGTCCACCTCAATTTTGTCCCTGGTATGTATTCATCATCACATCTTTAATCATTTCATTTTTTATCAAACCAATGTTTTACCATAAAATATTGCTCAGGCGCGACGAGGTTCAAGAGTTACAAGGAGAAGTTCACCAAGGTAGACAACGAGCTGCGAGTGAAGGAAGCCGATGTGATGGAAGGAGGATACCTTGAGTTGGGCTTCACACTTTATCGAGTTCGATTCGAGATCATCGAGAAAGATGAAGGTTGTTCCATCATTAAGTCCACCATTGAATATGAACTCAAGGATGAGTATGCTGAAAATGTTTCCCTTGTGTCTCTTGATGCCCTTGCAGCAATTGCTCTTATTGCACAAAATCATCTTACTaagacttaaaaaaaaaaaacattagacAATGTTTCCCTTGTCTCCAACTTCTCCTTTTCGTGTTATTTGAGGAACAATAATGTTATATGTTTTTTATGGACTCCACACATTAGATATATAACTTTGCTATACATATAATGTTATATGTTTATAACGctatattgatatttttatatgcAGTAGTTTGATGTTATTATGCTAAGTGTTTGTCATTACTAAACATTACTACAGGCTGACTAAACTTGAATCTCAACATAGTAATAATTGTGTAAATTGAACTGAAGGAATATGGAATTgataatta is a window from the Cannabis sativa cultivar Pink pepper isolate KNU-18-1 chromosome 1, ASM2916894v1, whole genome shotgun sequence genome containing:
- the LOC115706447 gene encoding norbelladine synthase — protein: MVSGQVSHELEVAAPAAKVWEIYGTLQLPKLVEENLTTILEKIEVVEGEGGVGTVLNLHFVPGVFKFKSYKEKYTNVDDEKLVKEAEVVEGGYLDFGFTLYRTRFEIIEKKDDESAAAASSIIKSTIEYEVKDDEYSAQNLSLVSIDPLAAIALLAQNQLTNNSTN
- the LOC115707475 gene encoding norbelladine synthase; this translates as MVSGELSSELEIKAPASQVWELYGTLRIAKLVEEQLKTVIEKIDIVEGNGGVGTIVHLNFVPGATRFKSYKEKFTKVDNELRVKEADVMEGGYLELGFTLYRVRFEIIEKDEGCSIIKSTIEYELKDEYAENVSLVSLDALAAIALIAQNHLTKT